A window of Schistocerca cancellata isolate TAMUIC-IGC-003103 chromosome 1, iqSchCanc2.1, whole genome shotgun sequence genomic DNA:
tgaggggggtgcgatggggaggttcccttgtaagtattagcCGACCATGGTCTTTCTGGTATTATATCCTGCACATGTAACTGAATATATTTGCTTGAAAACTTATGTACTAGCCAGCGTATAAGACCTTTCACTTTTCTTAATTAGATGTATCACCCATGAAGTCAAAGTGATGGTTACCACTgcgaaaaaataaattttcataattagttttcatttgtttgtagtATGTATCTGCAGTATTGGCACACACTGAAATCGCCTTGTCACAGTTCTGTAGCACACCACTAGTAGCCAGACCAATAAAAATGAATCAGCCATTAAGAAAGTGAAGTCACCATTTTCCTGGCCTTATTGTGTACATTGACAGGTTCGGCACGTTAATCGGGATGTGACAATGTTAGGGCTAGAGAGTGGCCACATGCCATTTCTGTCACAACCCGTCGCTTCCCATGACGTAATTTTATTTGTGTACCCCACCTGTTATCATATAGCGTTCTCAGTTGAACATGTGAGGGCATTTTTCTAAAAGCTTGCTGCAGATCTTGTAACTGAGGTGAGAcatggtaccagcccagtattcaccaacTCAAATCGGGAAACTGCCCGACATCCACCTTCAGTATTGCTGTTGTGCCAAccctctgctgctgctgccgccccccccccccccccccgcccttgcaGTATTTGTGTGCCTTAAAAAGTGTCTCAGCACAGCTGAGTGAGTAATTGATACTGTTCTGTATCTCTAATTGGCAATTAAATTCTCTTGAAAAGGGAAAGCTTGTAGAACATGAATGACTTACTACCTCCACTCTTATAGATTGGTGCATTACTACATCCCGATTCAGATGTTTGCAAAATGGGTCATGACCATAACTCATGTTACACTTGCTGGGCCTGTCCTTACTACTTCGGAATATACTACACACCTTCCTCATTGTGCTCCCAACCAGACTGCCATTTGTTCATTCTCTATGTTTGGAGGTGTGTCATATTCGGTATCTGATGTCTCACTCATGTTATTGCTTAACCAACACACAAAACTTTTGTAGCTTCTAGCCTGGTGCGCAGCTGTGATTTGACATAACTTCAACAACTTTTGTTAATTTCACGGCTTTTCGTGTGGCCTCTTGAGGCTTAGTGTACCCTATTCTAGACCTTTCCCTGATAGATAAATTGGAGGCAGTTACAAGGAATTGAAAATATTGCCTCCACGTCAGTAGCAAACAATGTTAACCACTAAGCCATGAAACTCTCATCTTCTTGCTGTAGGCTTTTAGTTTCCCGAAACTTCAACTGCTTTTCATTAATGGCACTTTATTGTTCATTCTGATTGACTAATACTATTCTCAGAAGCTGTCATTTGCCTCAACTAAAAAAATACTACCACTGTTTCACAAAACAACATTTAAACACTTGGCAGCTTATTGTTCCTACAGTCTTGAATTTACCAAGTTTTACATAGGTTTATAAAAAGAGGAAAAAATGTACTTCCTCAAATGAACTCCATGGACCACCCTCTGCATTTCATTAATCAGGTCCTGCACTTTAACTGCAATGCCAGAAGCATGCCACCACTGAGCTTTTATGCCAAAGTGCAGTTAGATATGAATACTGCGTATACCTGCTTACAACATTACACACACCGACTGTTTTATTGAACCACATTTCAGAGTCCTTATCTTTATTATCTGTAGGAGGAAATTACCAGTTTCATAGTTAACCTAAAGATGTAGAGAAAAGAACAACATATCCATCATGCAGGTAGATTTTCCTTGTGATATTTCCTGACATTATTGTAGTATGGTGGGGCACAATCTAGCTGCAAGTAAAACCTTTCATTCCCATCAGCAATACTGCCAAGTTGTTAAAGATAACTCACTGGAATATGAAGTTTCATGCATAATTATGTGTTAGCATGTTTTTACTCTCAAAAAGAGAAAAAACAGTTTCCACGTTCAGATAGTGTTGAAATAAATATTGTATGACTATCTTTTAATAATTGTAAACTTTATCAACTTTTAGTGTCTGTAGCAACTGAACATTAACCTGCATTGTGAGCCAGACAGATTACAAAATCCAATACTGGTACAGAATTGGGGAAGTATTAAAAGACAAGAACCTGGAGTGTTTACATTTATTGAAAAGAAATAATGTAGCTTTATTCAGTTTTCTTTGCCCGTGCCTTCTTgacaggaagtggtttctgagaacGTAGAACAGCACTAGCCCGGCGCAGTGCAGCCTGAAAAGAAGGAAAACTGTGAGTTGCAATAAGGTTTAAAAATAGATAACTTGGTAAATTGTCTATAATTCCATCAGTAATGGGTAGTGGTAAGTTAATGTCTTCATATTGACATCCAGAAATGCTAAGCATCATATGGCAAAATATTTACACTGAAGAACAAATTAAGTGATATCACAAACCTTCCTTATGTCACTCCTGAACCTGTTGGCTTTAAGAAGCCTCTTCAACTTGTACAGGGAGCGTCGAGGTCCTGCTTTCATTGTCCTTTTTGTAACTGATTTTGCGGGTTTGTGCTGGAAAAAGAAGAGGCTCTGTAGATAAGTTAATTACAGACATGTTTATGAGAAATGATTACGCAGCATCAGTAATGGGTAGTGGTAAAACAAAGTCTTCATGTTCTATCCAGatcaaaaagtgcatcatttagaCACGAAATTTCCTAGCATTCCTGTTACATACATACCGAGGCTTTAAATTTCTTGCAAACAACAGTGAAGCCCTTGCTATCTGGAGCAGCAACTAATCCAACACTCTTCCGGTGAATCAACCCACTGAACCGATATGAACTGACATTAATAAGGTTGTTTGGCTCctgtaacaaacaaaaattattaataagcAAAAACTTGTTATAAActgaaaacaatattcatcacataCTATAAGAGCAGTTATATACAACATCAAATATAACGAAACAAATCATAGGACATGGTAGCCATTCTCCAAGCATTAAAAAAAAGTCCAGATAACGTCATTAAAGAAAGCACAAAGTTAATTTGGAAaggaaccacagaaaacctaaatctgaacagGCATCACCGAAACTAAGTACAGTGTGCTACACTCACCTGAAATGCATGCACACacctcaacattcttctgcagcaccaattttcaaaataatctcttcttgtctatacaAGTGTCATATGtgatacactccagacaaatactacttttttgtaagaaatatttgttattgctagtctgcatttaaaATATTCTTTTTATATAAACTTATCTCATTCCCTTTTTTTTATCAAAACCTCTAGTGCATTTTTCTAATCTAATCCCCCCCTCAACATAACCCAATTTAATTTCACCAAATTCCATTACCTTTATTCTACTCTTGTGGGATTCACTTTACATCTTTTCAAAAACAATCCATTTCATTAATGTACTCTTTAGAAAAGAGTTTTGCCATCTACCAGTTACAATGCTCCTTGACAATGGGTCACACGAATAAAACAGAATATATTTCATACTCTTGAATTCTGGAGGACATTCCCAGGATCATATGAATAAAGCAAGTCTGAGATTATACTTCACCTGAGAATGTTAGTGTGGGGGATGTTGCTCAAATTAAAGAACATTCTCCAATTCCATATGAATGAAACCCCAAGCAGTTTCACCCAAGCAGAAAACATTCTCTGCTTTTTCTGTTGAGGTAAGTTTTACTGACATTTGATAGTACTAGAATTTATGTTGCTTGGAAAGCATAAAAAGATATATGTAGCCCAAAGAAATACTGAAGAGAGAAACTATATGGGTTtcacaataaaaacattatttgcctGGCAAACTTACTTCCAGAAAGTCATGGAAGAAGGGGAGGGGTGACCTTTCAAATGAAGTGAAAATTAGAACTTTTTTTGGTATTTAGCAAATCCAAGTAGTCAGACTAGTGCACTAGAAGACTAACTATATGCCAAACTACTGTCACCAACGTTTCCACATCGCCATCATATCTTCCCAAAGTATAAATGTTATttcgttatgaaacttcctggcagattaaaattatgctggaccgagactaactcgggacctttactcagttggtagagcacttgcccacgaaaggcaaaggtcccgagttcgagtctcggtccggcatacagttttaatctgccaggaagtttcatatcagtgcacactctgctgcagagtgaaaatctcattcgggttaTTTCGTTATGTTAGAAATAAGTAGGTGTACCAGAAAATTAATAACCGGTTTTTTACAATCCTAGCAATCTGTTTCTCTTAACACACCACATTTTGATGACTTACATGCTTAACATGTGAGCAGACCATTATAGATAGTATTTTAACAAAATTATCTCATTAGAAAACTAAACATGAGTCCCGGTTTGGAGTAGATGAAATTTCATGTAATCTCAAGATTTTGTTCACCTAACTTCAATAAAAAAGTTTATCACATGTCAAAAATTCAGGAACATCACAAGAAAATTCCTATTTGTACACTGTTTTAATAATTTGTTGctgcacataaaagtaaaattgaaACTAGTGCAACTCTTCCAGAAAACACTGATGCCAGTTGCACAGTTGTAACAGAATGCTTTGCCTGCTAAGAGTGTTGAATCAAGTGTAACATTACACATGAATCTTCTGCCATACACGGCACACACACCCAAGAACCTTCAAGGAGGAGGGGAGGCAGTGAGAAAGATATCTCGTCAGAataggtttcaattttttttttatttataagaaatTCAGAACTTTCCCAGAGAATGTTAGTTTGCTTTGAGGATCTTCTCCAGTAAACGTTCTCTTTTTTTATTCATAAGACCGATTAATTGCCTTTCAGTGTTTATTTAGGTTTAAATCACTGCTTGCTGAATAACATGAATATGCTACAAAAACCCTGGGCCACTTCGCACCCACTGCTTCCCAAAAGCAGTGTCTAAATCTGTAAGTGTAGATATGCTGCTCCCCATTTGTCGAGTTAAAAATGTGGCCTCCAGATTTTCCTTGAGCACTGTTGGTGAGTCAACTCAGCTGCCTTTGTACTGCTGAAGAGTAAGTGTATACCGGATTTTCAGCTCCGTAACT
This region includes:
- the LOC126177710 gene encoding 60S ribosomal protein L28, with amino-acid sequence MSSHLSWMIIRNNNAYLLKKRNINKPFSTEPNNLINVSSYRFSGLIHRKSVGLVAAPDSKGFTVVCKKFKASHKPAKSVTKRTMKAGPRRSLYKLKRLLKANRFRSDIRKAALRRASAVLRSQKPLPVKKARAKKTE